One genomic segment of Ricinus communis isolate WT05 ecotype wild-type chromosome 3, ASM1957865v1, whole genome shotgun sequence includes these proteins:
- the LOC8282065 gene encoding HBS1-like protein isoform X6 — MVSISMMMMIMRIMIMIMNMTWKTMVSNNPYICEREAPESKQEISSARQWRCSICTYDNDESMNACDICGVIRNPTAGNSNNNDKRTADSVCKDSGVSIMAKSLFASLPHRTLHKPVVAQLQKDDSVTKGAQGNTKFLNSNSLNLKPPKASSGIIDNGATNSQSIVKRLDDSSLLMEKGKRDSGNDNVRGKNEASAIQSSSGSNSSFSLKPKPGVASNFLEDSALSIHSSDEMPENSSALMPKGKHRNMDNSSSSSMIGGERHMLANNISMMSVSDKSEHVSSINAKKSKSIAHYQPDNWMLLDKADDTMTQLNLAIVGHVDSGKSTLSGRLLHLLGRITQKEMHKYEKEAKLQGKGSFAYAWALDESPEERERGITMTVAVAYFDSKKYHVVVLDSPGHKDFVPNMISGATQADAAILVIDACTGAFEAGMESKKGQTREHVQLIRSFGVDQIIVAINKMDAVQYSKDRFDSIKTQLGMFLRSCGFKDSSISWIPLSAMENQNLVSAPSDVVLSSWYHGPCLLDAIDAFQPPSREFSKPLLMPICDVIKSPSMGQVSACGKLEAGALRIGSKVLVMPSGDVGTVRTLERDSQACSVARAGDNVAVSLVGIDGSNVIAGGVLCHPDFPVPVAKHLELKVLVLDFATPILIGSQLEFHLYHTKEAARVVRIISLLDPKTGKETKKAPRCLTPKQHALIEVDLHGPVCAQEFSSCKALGRVSLRVLGRTIALGVVTKIIEEQA, encoded by the exons ATGGTGTCGATTtcgatgatgatgatgattatgaggattatgattatgattatGAATATGACGTGGAAGACTATGGTCAGTAACAATCCATATATATGTGAAA GGGAAGCACCAGAATCTAAGCAAGAAATTAGTAGTGCTAGGCAATGGCGTTGCTCCATTTGCACTTATGACAATGATGAGAGTATGAATGCTTGTGACATTTGTGGGGTAATTCGTAATCCTACTGCAGGCAATTCCAACAATAATGACAAGAGAACAG CTGACAGTGTGTGCAAAGATTCTGGAGTATCCATAATGGCCAAGTCTCTTTTTGCATCATTGCCACATCGGACACTCCACAAGCCTGTAGTAGCTCAACTGCAGAAAGATGATTCTGTGACTAAGGGGGCACAAGGGAACACTAAATTTCTCAACT CCAATTCTTTGAATCTCAAACCTCCTAAAGCTTCTTCAGGAATAATTGACAATGGGGCAACTAATTCACAGTCCATCGTGAAAAGGTTAGATGACTCTTCTCTGTTGATGGAAAAAGGCAAACGAGACAGTGGGAATGATAATGTACGTGGAAAGAACGAGGCGTCTGCTATACAGTCAAGTTCTGGTTCAAATAGCTCCTTTTCTTTGAAGCCAAAACCTGGAGTAGCAAGCAATTTCTTAGAGGATAGTGCACTAAGCATCCATTCAAGTGATGAAATGCCAGAGAACTCATCTGCATTGATGCCAAAAGGCAAACACAGAAATATGGATAATAGCAGTTCATCTTCAATGATTGGGGGCGAGCGTCATATGCTTGCTAATAACATAAGCATGATGTCTGTCTCTGATAAATCAGAACATGTAAGTAGCATTAATgctaaaaaatctaaatcaaTTGCACATTATCAGCCTGACAACTGGATGCTCCTTGACAAAGCAGATGATACAATGACTCAACTGAATCTTGCAATT GTTGGCCATGTTGACTCAGGAAAATCAACACTCTCTGGTAGACTGCTACATCTTTTAGGAAGAATAACCCAAAAAGAAATGcacaaatatgaaaaagaagcCAAATTACAG GGCAAGGGGTCCTTTGCCTATGCTTGGGCATTGGATGAGAGTCCTGAAGAAAGGGAAAGGGGTATAACTATGACAGTGGCTGTTGcttattttgattcaaaaaaatatcacGTGGTTGTGCTCGATTCCCCGGGCCACAAGGATTTTGTTCCAAACATGATATCTGGGGCTACGCAAGCTGATGCTGCAATTCTTGTCATAGATGCCTGTACTGGTGCTTTTGAAGCTGGCATGGAGAGTAAGAAGGGGCAAACAAGAGAGCATGTCCAACTTATTAGAAGTTTTGGAGTTGATCAAATTATAGTTGCGATTAATAAAATGGATGCTGTGCAATATTCCAAGGATAGgtttgattcaattaaaacACAACTTGGAATGTTTCTCCGTTCTTGTGGCTTTAAAGATTCGTCAATTTCATGGATTCCATTGAGTGCCAtggaaaatcaaaatttagtATCAGCTCCTTCTGATGTTGTTTTGTCATCCTG GTATCATGGACCTTGTCTGTTAGATGCAATTGATGCTTTTCAACCTCCCAGTAGAGAATTCTCAAAACCCTTACTTATGCCCATATGTGATGTCATCAAGTCACCTTCAATGGGACAGGTGTCAGCCTGTGGTAAATTAGAGGCTGGAGCTCTTCGGATTGGATCAAAG GTTTTGGTGATGCCATCAGGAGATGTAGGAACGGTACGCACCCTAGAGCGTGACTCTCAGGCCTGTTCTGTTGCAAGAGCGGGAGACAATGTGGCTGTCAGTCTAGTGGGGATTGATGGGAGCAATGTGATAGCTGGGGGTGTTCTTTGTCACCCTGACTTCCCTGTCCCTGTTGCAAAGCATTTGGAGTTGAAGGTGCTTGTCTTGGATTTTGCGACCCCAATTTTGATTGGCTCTCAA CTGGAATTTCATTTATACCATACAAAAGAGGCTGCAAGAGTTGTAAGGATAATATCATTACTTGATCCAAAAACTGGAAAGGAGACAAAGAAAGCACCCCGCTGTCTTACTCCAAAGCAACACGCATTAATTGAG GTTGATTTGCACGGACCAGTTTGTGCTCAAGAGTTCTCAAGTTGCAAAGCTCTTGGAAGAGTGTCTCTGAGAGTATTAGGTAGGACGATTGCCTTAGGTGTTGTGACAAAGATAATTGAAGAGCAGGCGTAG
- the LOC8282065 gene encoding HBS1-like protein isoform X5, with protein sequence MVSISMMMMIMRIMIMIMNMTWKTMVSNNPYICEREAPESKQEISSARQWRCSICTYDNDESMNACDICGVIRNPTAGNSNNNDKRTADSVCKDSGVSIMAKSLFASLPHRTLHKPVVAQLQKDDSVTKGAQGNTKFLNFPFKFDVPSPDNLVSSGLHSSKRDSRASSGIIDNGATNSQSIVKRLDDSSLLMEKGKRDSGNDNVRGKNEASAIQSSSGSNSSFSLKPKPGVASNFLEDSALSIHSSDEMPENSSALMPKGKHRNMDNSSSSSMIGGERHMLANNISMMSVSDKSEHVSSINAKKSKSIAHYQPDNWMLLDKADDTMTQLNLAIVGHVDSGKSTLSGRLLHLLGRITQKEMHKYEKEAKLQGKGSFAYAWALDESPEERERGITMTVAVAYFDSKKYHVVVLDSPGHKDFVPNMISGATQADAAILVIDACTGAFEAGMESKKGQTREHVQLIRSFGVDQIIVAINKMDAVQYSKDRFDSIKTQLGMFLRSCGFKDSSISWIPLSAMENQNLVSAPSDVVLSSWYHGPCLLDAIDAFQPPSREFSKPLLMPICDVIKSPSMGQVSACGKLEAGALRIGSKVLVMPSGDVGTVRTLERDSQACSVARAGDNVAVSLVGIDGSNVIAGGVLCHPDFPVPVAKHLELKVLVLDFATPILIGSQLEFHLYHTKEAARVVRIISLLDPKTGKETKKAPRCLTPKQHALIEVDLHGPVCAQEFSSCKALGRVSLRVLGRTIALGVVTKIIEEQA encoded by the exons ATGGTGTCGATTtcgatgatgatgatgattatgaggattatgattatgattatGAATATGACGTGGAAGACTATGGTCAGTAACAATCCATATATATGTGAAA GGGAAGCACCAGAATCTAAGCAAGAAATTAGTAGTGCTAGGCAATGGCGTTGCTCCATTTGCACTTATGACAATGATGAGAGTATGAATGCTTGTGACATTTGTGGGGTAATTCGTAATCCTACTGCAGGCAATTCCAACAATAATGACAAGAGAACAG CTGACAGTGTGTGCAAAGATTCTGGAGTATCCATAATGGCCAAGTCTCTTTTTGCATCATTGCCACATCGGACACTCCACAAGCCTGTAGTAGCTCAACTGCAGAAAGATGATTCTGTGACTAAGGGGGCACAAGGGAACACTAAATTTCTCAACT TTCCTTTCAAGTTTGATGTTCCATCTCCAGACAATTTGGTTTCTAGTGGACTGCATTCCTCCAAAAGGGACTCAAGAG CTTCTTCAGGAATAATTGACAATGGGGCAACTAATTCACAGTCCATCGTGAAAAGGTTAGATGACTCTTCTCTGTTGATGGAAAAAGGCAAACGAGACAGTGGGAATGATAATGTACGTGGAAAGAACGAGGCGTCTGCTATACAGTCAAGTTCTGGTTCAAATAGCTCCTTTTCTTTGAAGCCAAAACCTGGAGTAGCAAGCAATTTCTTAGAGGATAGTGCACTAAGCATCCATTCAAGTGATGAAATGCCAGAGAACTCATCTGCATTGATGCCAAAAGGCAAACACAGAAATATGGATAATAGCAGTTCATCTTCAATGATTGGGGGCGAGCGTCATATGCTTGCTAATAACATAAGCATGATGTCTGTCTCTGATAAATCAGAACATGTAAGTAGCATTAATgctaaaaaatctaaatcaaTTGCACATTATCAGCCTGACAACTGGATGCTCCTTGACAAAGCAGATGATACAATGACTCAACTGAATCTTGCAATT GTTGGCCATGTTGACTCAGGAAAATCAACACTCTCTGGTAGACTGCTACATCTTTTAGGAAGAATAACCCAAAAAGAAATGcacaaatatgaaaaagaagcCAAATTACAG GGCAAGGGGTCCTTTGCCTATGCTTGGGCATTGGATGAGAGTCCTGAAGAAAGGGAAAGGGGTATAACTATGACAGTGGCTGTTGcttattttgattcaaaaaaatatcacGTGGTTGTGCTCGATTCCCCGGGCCACAAGGATTTTGTTCCAAACATGATATCTGGGGCTACGCAAGCTGATGCTGCAATTCTTGTCATAGATGCCTGTACTGGTGCTTTTGAAGCTGGCATGGAGAGTAAGAAGGGGCAAACAAGAGAGCATGTCCAACTTATTAGAAGTTTTGGAGTTGATCAAATTATAGTTGCGATTAATAAAATGGATGCTGTGCAATATTCCAAGGATAGgtttgattcaattaaaacACAACTTGGAATGTTTCTCCGTTCTTGTGGCTTTAAAGATTCGTCAATTTCATGGATTCCATTGAGTGCCAtggaaaatcaaaatttagtATCAGCTCCTTCTGATGTTGTTTTGTCATCCTG GTATCATGGACCTTGTCTGTTAGATGCAATTGATGCTTTTCAACCTCCCAGTAGAGAATTCTCAAAACCCTTACTTATGCCCATATGTGATGTCATCAAGTCACCTTCAATGGGACAGGTGTCAGCCTGTGGTAAATTAGAGGCTGGAGCTCTTCGGATTGGATCAAAG GTTTTGGTGATGCCATCAGGAGATGTAGGAACGGTACGCACCCTAGAGCGTGACTCTCAGGCCTGTTCTGTTGCAAGAGCGGGAGACAATGTGGCTGTCAGTCTAGTGGGGATTGATGGGAGCAATGTGATAGCTGGGGGTGTTCTTTGTCACCCTGACTTCCCTGTCCCTGTTGCAAAGCATTTGGAGTTGAAGGTGCTTGTCTTGGATTTTGCGACCCCAATTTTGATTGGCTCTCAA CTGGAATTTCATTTATACCATACAAAAGAGGCTGCAAGAGTTGTAAGGATAATATCATTACTTGATCCAAAAACTGGAAAGGAGACAAAGAAAGCACCCCGCTGTCTTACTCCAAAGCAACACGCATTAATTGAG GTTGATTTGCACGGACCAGTTTGTGCTCAAGAGTTCTCAAGTTGCAAAGCTCTTGGAAGAGTGTCTCTGAGAGTATTAGGTAGGACGATTGCCTTAGGTGTTGTGACAAAGATAATTGAAGAGCAGGCGTAG
- the LOC8282065 gene encoding HBS1-like protein isoform X1, with protein MVSISMMMMIMRIMIMIMNMTWKTMVSNNPYICEREAPESKQEISSARQWRCSICTYDNDESMNACDICGVIRNPTAGNSNNNDKRTADSVCKDSGVSIMAKSLFASLPHRTLHKPVVAQLQKDDSVTKGAQGNTKFLNCENFQGNFLELHKAFSSHSHSDINIVPFKFDVPSPDNLVSSGLHSSKRDSRANSLNLKPPKASSGIIDNGATNSQSIVKRLDDSSLLMEKGKRDSGNDNVRGKNEASAIQSSSGSNSSFSLKPKPGVASNFLEDSALSIHSSDEMPENSSALMPKGKHRNMDNSSSSSMIGGERHMLANNISMMSVSDKSEHVSSINAKKSKSIAHYQPDNWMLLDKADDTMTQLNLAIVGHVDSGKSTLSGRLLHLLGRITQKEMHKYEKEAKLQGKGSFAYAWALDESPEERERGITMTVAVAYFDSKKYHVVVLDSPGHKDFVPNMISGATQADAAILVIDACTGAFEAGMESKKGQTREHVQLIRSFGVDQIIVAINKMDAVQYSKDRFDSIKTQLGMFLRSCGFKDSSISWIPLSAMENQNLVSAPSDVVLSSWYHGPCLLDAIDAFQPPSREFSKPLLMPICDVIKSPSMGQVSACGKLEAGALRIGSKVLVMPSGDVGTVRTLERDSQACSVARAGDNVAVSLVGIDGSNVIAGGVLCHPDFPVPVAKHLELKVLVLDFATPILIGSQLEFHLYHTKEAARVVRIISLLDPKTGKETKKAPRCLTPKQHALIEVDLHGPVCAQEFSSCKALGRVSLRVLGRTIALGVVTKIIEEQA; from the exons ATGGTGTCGATTtcgatgatgatgatgattatgaggattatgattatgattatGAATATGACGTGGAAGACTATGGTCAGTAACAATCCATATATATGTGAAA GGGAAGCACCAGAATCTAAGCAAGAAATTAGTAGTGCTAGGCAATGGCGTTGCTCCATTTGCACTTATGACAATGATGAGAGTATGAATGCTTGTGACATTTGTGGGGTAATTCGTAATCCTACTGCAGGCAATTCCAACAATAATGACAAGAGAACAG CTGACAGTGTGTGCAAAGATTCTGGAGTATCCATAATGGCCAAGTCTCTTTTTGCATCATTGCCACATCGGACACTCCACAAGCCTGTAGTAGCTCAACTGCAGAAAGATGATTCTGTGACTAAGGGGGCACAAGGGAACACTAAATTTCTCAACTGTGAGAATTTCCAAGGAAACTTTCTTGAATTACATAAGGCCTTTAGTTCTCATAGCCACTCCGACATCAACATAG TTCCTTTCAAGTTTGATGTTCCATCTCCAGACAATTTGGTTTCTAGTGGACTGCATTCCTCCAAAAGGGACTCAAGAG CCAATTCTTTGAATCTCAAACCTCCTAAAGCTTCTTCAGGAATAATTGACAATGGGGCAACTAATTCACAGTCCATCGTGAAAAGGTTAGATGACTCTTCTCTGTTGATGGAAAAAGGCAAACGAGACAGTGGGAATGATAATGTACGTGGAAAGAACGAGGCGTCTGCTATACAGTCAAGTTCTGGTTCAAATAGCTCCTTTTCTTTGAAGCCAAAACCTGGAGTAGCAAGCAATTTCTTAGAGGATAGTGCACTAAGCATCCATTCAAGTGATGAAATGCCAGAGAACTCATCTGCATTGATGCCAAAAGGCAAACACAGAAATATGGATAATAGCAGTTCATCTTCAATGATTGGGGGCGAGCGTCATATGCTTGCTAATAACATAAGCATGATGTCTGTCTCTGATAAATCAGAACATGTAAGTAGCATTAATgctaaaaaatctaaatcaaTTGCACATTATCAGCCTGACAACTGGATGCTCCTTGACAAAGCAGATGATACAATGACTCAACTGAATCTTGCAATT GTTGGCCATGTTGACTCAGGAAAATCAACACTCTCTGGTAGACTGCTACATCTTTTAGGAAGAATAACCCAAAAAGAAATGcacaaatatgaaaaagaagcCAAATTACAG GGCAAGGGGTCCTTTGCCTATGCTTGGGCATTGGATGAGAGTCCTGAAGAAAGGGAAAGGGGTATAACTATGACAGTGGCTGTTGcttattttgattcaaaaaaatatcacGTGGTTGTGCTCGATTCCCCGGGCCACAAGGATTTTGTTCCAAACATGATATCTGGGGCTACGCAAGCTGATGCTGCAATTCTTGTCATAGATGCCTGTACTGGTGCTTTTGAAGCTGGCATGGAGAGTAAGAAGGGGCAAACAAGAGAGCATGTCCAACTTATTAGAAGTTTTGGAGTTGATCAAATTATAGTTGCGATTAATAAAATGGATGCTGTGCAATATTCCAAGGATAGgtttgattcaattaaaacACAACTTGGAATGTTTCTCCGTTCTTGTGGCTTTAAAGATTCGTCAATTTCATGGATTCCATTGAGTGCCAtggaaaatcaaaatttagtATCAGCTCCTTCTGATGTTGTTTTGTCATCCTG GTATCATGGACCTTGTCTGTTAGATGCAATTGATGCTTTTCAACCTCCCAGTAGAGAATTCTCAAAACCCTTACTTATGCCCATATGTGATGTCATCAAGTCACCTTCAATGGGACAGGTGTCAGCCTGTGGTAAATTAGAGGCTGGAGCTCTTCGGATTGGATCAAAG GTTTTGGTGATGCCATCAGGAGATGTAGGAACGGTACGCACCCTAGAGCGTGACTCTCAGGCCTGTTCTGTTGCAAGAGCGGGAGACAATGTGGCTGTCAGTCTAGTGGGGATTGATGGGAGCAATGTGATAGCTGGGGGTGTTCTTTGTCACCCTGACTTCCCTGTCCCTGTTGCAAAGCATTTGGAGTTGAAGGTGCTTGTCTTGGATTTTGCGACCCCAATTTTGATTGGCTCTCAA CTGGAATTTCATTTATACCATACAAAAGAGGCTGCAAGAGTTGTAAGGATAATATCATTACTTGATCCAAAAACTGGAAAGGAGACAAAGAAAGCACCCCGCTGTCTTACTCCAAAGCAACACGCATTAATTGAG GTTGATTTGCACGGACCAGTTTGTGCTCAAGAGTTCTCAAGTTGCAAAGCTCTTGGAAGAGTGTCTCTGAGAGTATTAGGTAGGACGATTGCCTTAGGTGTTGTGACAAAGATAATTGAAGAGCAGGCGTAG
- the LOC8282065 gene encoding HBS1-like protein isoform X4 has protein sequence MVSISMMMMIMRIMIMIMNMTWKTMVSNNPYICEREAPESKQEISSARQWRCSICTYDNDESMNACDICGVIRNPTAGNSNNNDKRTADSVCKDSGVSIMAKSLFASLPHRTLHKPVVAQLQKDDSVTKGAQGNTKFLNFPFKFDVPSPDNLVSSGLHSSKRDSRANSLNLKPPKASSGIIDNGATNSQSIVKRLDDSSLLMEKGKRDSGNDNVRGKNEASAIQSSSGSNSSFSLKPKPGVASNFLEDSALSIHSSDEMPENSSALMPKGKHRNMDNSSSSSMIGGERHMLANNISMMSVSDKSEHVSSINAKKSKSIAHYQPDNWMLLDKADDTMTQLNLAIVGHVDSGKSTLSGRLLHLLGRITQKEMHKYEKEAKLQGKGSFAYAWALDESPEERERGITMTVAVAYFDSKKYHVVVLDSPGHKDFVPNMISGATQADAAILVIDACTGAFEAGMESKKGQTREHVQLIRSFGVDQIIVAINKMDAVQYSKDRFDSIKTQLGMFLRSCGFKDSSISWIPLSAMENQNLVSAPSDVVLSSWYHGPCLLDAIDAFQPPSREFSKPLLMPICDVIKSPSMGQVSACGKLEAGALRIGSKVLVMPSGDVGTVRTLERDSQACSVARAGDNVAVSLVGIDGSNVIAGGVLCHPDFPVPVAKHLELKVLVLDFATPILIGSQLEFHLYHTKEAARVVRIISLLDPKTGKETKKAPRCLTPKQHALIEVDLHGPVCAQEFSSCKALGRVSLRVLGRTIALGVVTKIIEEQA, from the exons ATGGTGTCGATTtcgatgatgatgatgattatgaggattatgattatgattatGAATATGACGTGGAAGACTATGGTCAGTAACAATCCATATATATGTGAAA GGGAAGCACCAGAATCTAAGCAAGAAATTAGTAGTGCTAGGCAATGGCGTTGCTCCATTTGCACTTATGACAATGATGAGAGTATGAATGCTTGTGACATTTGTGGGGTAATTCGTAATCCTACTGCAGGCAATTCCAACAATAATGACAAGAGAACAG CTGACAGTGTGTGCAAAGATTCTGGAGTATCCATAATGGCCAAGTCTCTTTTTGCATCATTGCCACATCGGACACTCCACAAGCCTGTAGTAGCTCAACTGCAGAAAGATGATTCTGTGACTAAGGGGGCACAAGGGAACACTAAATTTCTCAACT TTCCTTTCAAGTTTGATGTTCCATCTCCAGACAATTTGGTTTCTAGTGGACTGCATTCCTCCAAAAGGGACTCAAGAG CCAATTCTTTGAATCTCAAACCTCCTAAAGCTTCTTCAGGAATAATTGACAATGGGGCAACTAATTCACAGTCCATCGTGAAAAGGTTAGATGACTCTTCTCTGTTGATGGAAAAAGGCAAACGAGACAGTGGGAATGATAATGTACGTGGAAAGAACGAGGCGTCTGCTATACAGTCAAGTTCTGGTTCAAATAGCTCCTTTTCTTTGAAGCCAAAACCTGGAGTAGCAAGCAATTTCTTAGAGGATAGTGCACTAAGCATCCATTCAAGTGATGAAATGCCAGAGAACTCATCTGCATTGATGCCAAAAGGCAAACACAGAAATATGGATAATAGCAGTTCATCTTCAATGATTGGGGGCGAGCGTCATATGCTTGCTAATAACATAAGCATGATGTCTGTCTCTGATAAATCAGAACATGTAAGTAGCATTAATgctaaaaaatctaaatcaaTTGCACATTATCAGCCTGACAACTGGATGCTCCTTGACAAAGCAGATGATACAATGACTCAACTGAATCTTGCAATT GTTGGCCATGTTGACTCAGGAAAATCAACACTCTCTGGTAGACTGCTACATCTTTTAGGAAGAATAACCCAAAAAGAAATGcacaaatatgaaaaagaagcCAAATTACAG GGCAAGGGGTCCTTTGCCTATGCTTGGGCATTGGATGAGAGTCCTGAAGAAAGGGAAAGGGGTATAACTATGACAGTGGCTGTTGcttattttgattcaaaaaaatatcacGTGGTTGTGCTCGATTCCCCGGGCCACAAGGATTTTGTTCCAAACATGATATCTGGGGCTACGCAAGCTGATGCTGCAATTCTTGTCATAGATGCCTGTACTGGTGCTTTTGAAGCTGGCATGGAGAGTAAGAAGGGGCAAACAAGAGAGCATGTCCAACTTATTAGAAGTTTTGGAGTTGATCAAATTATAGTTGCGATTAATAAAATGGATGCTGTGCAATATTCCAAGGATAGgtttgattcaattaaaacACAACTTGGAATGTTTCTCCGTTCTTGTGGCTTTAAAGATTCGTCAATTTCATGGATTCCATTGAGTGCCAtggaaaatcaaaatttagtATCAGCTCCTTCTGATGTTGTTTTGTCATCCTG GTATCATGGACCTTGTCTGTTAGATGCAATTGATGCTTTTCAACCTCCCAGTAGAGAATTCTCAAAACCCTTACTTATGCCCATATGTGATGTCATCAAGTCACCTTCAATGGGACAGGTGTCAGCCTGTGGTAAATTAGAGGCTGGAGCTCTTCGGATTGGATCAAAG GTTTTGGTGATGCCATCAGGAGATGTAGGAACGGTACGCACCCTAGAGCGTGACTCTCAGGCCTGTTCTGTTGCAAGAGCGGGAGACAATGTGGCTGTCAGTCTAGTGGGGATTGATGGGAGCAATGTGATAGCTGGGGGTGTTCTTTGTCACCCTGACTTCCCTGTCCCTGTTGCAAAGCATTTGGAGTTGAAGGTGCTTGTCTTGGATTTTGCGACCCCAATTTTGATTGGCTCTCAA CTGGAATTTCATTTATACCATACAAAAGAGGCTGCAAGAGTTGTAAGGATAATATCATTACTTGATCCAAAAACTGGAAAGGAGACAAAGAAAGCACCCCGCTGTCTTACTCCAAAGCAACACGCATTAATTGAG GTTGATTTGCACGGACCAGTTTGTGCTCAAGAGTTCTCAAGTTGCAAAGCTCTTGGAAGAGTGTCTCTGAGAGTATTAGGTAGGACGATTGCCTTAGGTGTTGTGACAAAGATAATTGAAGAGCAGGCGTAG